The proteins below come from a single Bacteroidales bacterium WCE2004 genomic window:
- a CDS encoding electron transport complex protein RnfC has protein sequence MGKLTFSMGGVHPHDSKYARECAIEELPLPQTVYVSMAQHLGAPAKPLVAVGDSVKVGQVIAEPGGFISAFVHSPVSGTVKAIAPRKDLAGNPVMHVEIAVEGDEWDPAIDRSKDLVTAIPDDKAAILDKIKAAGVVGLGGATFPAHVKLNPAPGKVAECLILNGAECEPFLTSDYRIMIERPKEIVVGAAIMQKVLGGCRCVIGIEENKPEAIAAMGAAVRELGYPGIEVKVLKKRYPQGGEKQLIDAVMRRQVKSGGLPIDVGAVVQNVATSLAVYEAVQKNKPLITNVLTITGDQIPGNLQHNYLFRIGMPLSWIVEQAGGIPETAAKLISGGPMMGKAISNLDAATVKGSSSVLYLSEGMTRRKPAASCIRCGKCADACPMGLEPFLLNRLYKAGDLEGLEANAAQDCIECGCCLYSCPAYIPLLDNIRQAKGQVMGVIRARAAAAKAAAEAAKAAATNK, from the coding sequence ATGGGTAAACTGACATTCTCGATGGGCGGTGTCCACCCCCACGACAGCAAATACGCCCGCGAATGCGCCATCGAGGAGCTCCCGCTCCCGCAGACCGTCTACGTGTCGATGGCCCAGCACCTGGGCGCCCCGGCCAAGCCGCTCGTCGCCGTCGGCGACAGCGTCAAGGTGGGCCAGGTGATCGCGGAACCGGGCGGGTTCATCTCCGCCTTCGTCCATTCTCCCGTGTCCGGCACGGTCAAGGCCATCGCGCCCCGCAAGGACCTCGCAGGCAATCCCGTCATGCATGTCGAGATTGCGGTCGAGGGCGACGAGTGGGATCCCGCGATCGACCGCAGCAAGGACCTTGTGACCGCCATCCCCGACGACAAGGCCGCCATCCTTGACAAGATCAAGGCCGCCGGCGTCGTGGGCCTCGGCGGCGCGACTTTCCCCGCGCACGTCAAGCTCAACCCGGCTCCCGGCAAGGTGGCCGAGTGCCTGATCCTCAACGGCGCCGAATGCGAGCCGTTCCTGACGAGCGACTACCGCATCATGATCGAGCGCCCGAAGGAGATCGTCGTCGGCGCTGCCATCATGCAGAAGGTGCTCGGCGGCTGCCGCTGCGTGATCGGCATCGAGGAGAACAAGCCCGAAGCCATCGCCGCGATGGGCGCCGCCGTCCGCGAGCTCGGTTATCCGGGCATCGAGGTGAAGGTGCTCAAGAAGCGTTATCCGCAGGGCGGTGAGAAGCAGCTCATTGACGCCGTGATGCGCCGCCAGGTCAAGTCCGGCGGCCTGCCGATCGACGTGGGCGCCGTGGTGCAGAACGTCGCCACCTCGCTCGCGGTCTATGAGGCCGTGCAGAAGAACAAGCCGCTCATCACCAACGTGCTCACCATCACGGGCGACCAGATCCCCGGCAACCTGCAGCACAACTACCTCTTCCGGATCGGCATGCCCCTTTCCTGGATCGTGGAGCAGGCCGGCGGCATCCCCGAGACGGCCGCCAAGCTGATCAGCGGCGGCCCGATGATGGGCAAGGCCATCAGCAACCTCGACGCCGCCACGGTCAAGGGCTCCTCTTCCGTGCTGTACCTCAGCGAGGGCATGACGCGCCGCAAGCCGGCCGCGTCCTGCATCCGCTGCGGCAAGTGCGCGGACGCCTGCCCGATGGGCCTGGAGCCGTTCCTGCTCAACCGACTTTATAAGGCCGGCGACCTCGAGGGCCTCGAGGCCAACGCCGCCCAGGATTGTATCGAATGCGGCTGCTGCCTGTACAGCTGCCCCGCCTACATCCCCCTGCTGGACAACATCCGCCAGGCCAAGGGGCAGGTGATGGGCGTCATCCGCGCCCGCGCCGCCGCTGCCAAGGCCGCCGCCGAGGCCGCGAAGGCCGCCGCAACCAACAAGTAA
- a CDS encoding electron transport complex protein RnfD, whose product MDKKYIVSPSPHIHADVSTAKIMRDVIIALCPAILVSILAYGWAELLVLLVSVASCVLLEWAVTRWMLKRPSTVGDLSAVVTGLLLAMNLPSSIPLWIVFIGAVVCICVAKLPFGGIGQNVFNPAITGRVFLLVSFPAQMTDWTPTAGFLSVPDAVSGATPLGVLKETLKSGGTISQFMETNGYTWSSFFFDLGASAGELSAGALLLGFVYLLVRRVVKPWIPLSILGTMAVIAAIFSGINPDAYTGVAFNLLTGGALLGALFMATDYVTSPMSTLGGIIYGIGIGVIVMMIRYFGSYPEGMSFAILLMNCAVPLLNMWFHQKKYGRA is encoded by the coding sequence ATGGACAAGAAGTATATCGTATCTCCTTCTCCGCACATCCATGCGGATGTCTCTACGGCCAAGATCATGCGGGACGTGATCATCGCGCTCTGCCCGGCGATCCTGGTCTCCATTCTGGCCTACGGCTGGGCCGAGCTGCTCGTCCTGCTGGTCAGCGTCGCTTCCTGCGTGCTGCTGGAGTGGGCCGTCACCCGCTGGATGCTGAAGCGTCCCTCGACCGTCGGCGACCTGTCGGCCGTCGTCACCGGCCTGCTGCTGGCGATGAACCTGCCGTCCTCGATTCCCCTGTGGATCGTGTTCATCGGCGCCGTGGTCTGTATCTGCGTGGCCAAGCTGCCCTTCGGCGGCATCGGCCAGAACGTCTTCAACCCGGCCATCACCGGCCGCGTGTTCCTGCTCGTGTCCTTCCCGGCCCAGATGACGGACTGGACGCCGACCGCCGGCTTCCTCTCCGTTCCTGACGCCGTGTCCGGCGCCACGCCGCTGGGCGTCCTCAAGGAGACGCTCAAGTCCGGCGGCACCATCAGCCAGTTCATGGAGACCAACGGCTACACCTGGTCGAGCTTCTTCTTCGACCTCGGCGCTTCCGCGGGCGAGCTGTCCGCCGGCGCCCTGCTGCTCGGCTTCGTCTACCTGCTGGTCCGCCGCGTGGTCAAGCCCTGGATCCCGCTCAGCATCCTCGGCACGATGGCCGTCATCGCCGCCATCTTCAGCGGCATCAACCCGGATGCGTACACCGGCGTGGCGTTCAACCTGCTGACCGGCGGCGCGCTCCTCGGCGCCCTGTTCATGGCCACGGACTACGTGACCTCCCCGATGAGCACCCTGGGCGGCATCATCTACGGCATCGGCATCGGCGTGATCGTGATGATGATCCGCTACTTCGGCTCCTATCCGGAGGGCATGTCGTTCGCGATCCTGCTGATGAACTGCGCGGTGCCGCTTCTCAACATGTGGTTCCACCAGAAAAAATATGGGAGGGCATAA